From a single Nostoc edaphicum CCNP1411 genomic region:
- a CDS encoding ScyD/ScyE family protein, with the protein MKLKQFGITFLSLCIAAFSGIKAADAASFSVIADGLNNPRGLSFGNDGSLYVTEAGTGGSGACVPSPSVANQSLCYGTTGAVTKIGNGTQERILTGLPSLALPDGTDTSGPQDIKFDATGKPYIAIGYGSNPTFRAALGNTDLGKIITANFNTNSWTSIADLANYELANNPDQGDLISNPFSLLLDGNKIVAVDTGANELLSVGTDGSNLKAIATIPRQILNNPIFPSGPSSSPFEIQAVPTNIAKGPDGAYYISELTGFPFPEGEAKIYRIGADGQPTVYTDGFTQLTDLDFDAEGNLYALQYANQSLWKGNLDGAVIKIATDGTRTTILSGNGLESPTALTIGADGAIYVANRGDRPGLGQVIKIENSKSVPESSSTFSLLAFLGTVSLTLLHKNKAKELKISDF; encoded by the coding sequence ATGAAACTAAAACAATTTGGAATCACATTTTTGAGTCTTTGTATTGCTGCTTTTTCGGGGATCAAAGCAGCAGATGCGGCATCATTTTCGGTAATTGCCGATGGTCTTAATAATCCACGCGGTCTAAGTTTTGGTAATGATGGGAGTCTCTACGTCACCGAAGCAGGAACAGGCGGCAGTGGAGCTTGTGTTCCTTCACCGAGCGTTGCCAACCAATCTTTATGCTATGGCACAACTGGTGCAGTCACCAAAATTGGAAATGGTACGCAAGAACGTATACTTACAGGACTTCCTTCTTTAGCATTACCAGATGGTACTGATACTTCTGGACCTCAAGATATCAAATTTGATGCTACTGGCAAGCCTTATATTGCAATTGGGTATGGTTCAAATCCCACATTTCGGGCTGCATTAGGTAACACTGACTTAGGAAAAATCATCACTGCTAATTTCAATACAAATTCGTGGACTAGTATTGCTGATTTAGCTAATTATGAACTTGCAAATAATCCAGATCAAGGCGATCTAATTAGCAATCCCTTCTCTCTTCTTTTAGATGGAAATAAGATTGTTGCAGTTGATACTGGCGCTAATGAGTTACTCAGCGTAGGAACTGATGGCAGTAATTTAAAGGCGATCGCCACAATTCCCCGACAGATATTAAATAATCCAATTTTTCCCTCTGGCCCATCATCATCGCCATTTGAAATCCAAGCAGTACCGACAAATATCGCTAAAGGCCCAGATGGCGCTTATTATATTAGCGAATTAACTGGTTTTCCTTTTCCAGAAGGTGAAGCAAAAATCTATCGAATTGGTGCTGATGGTCAACCAACAGTTTATACCGATGGCTTTACCCAACTTACTGACTTAGATTTTGATGCTGAGGGTAATTTATATGCTTTGCAGTACGCTAATCAGTCACTCTGGAAAGGTAATCTAGATGGTGCTGTGATTAAAATAGCGACTGATGGAACTCGCACAACTATTCTTAGTGGCAATGGATTAGAGTCTCCTACTGCTTTGACTATTGGTGCTGATGGTGCTATCTACGTGGCAAACCGAGGCGATCGCCCAGGACTTGGACAAGTTATCAAAATTGAGAATTCCAAGTCTGTTCCTGAATCTAGTTCTACTTTCAGCTTATTAGCATTTCTTGGCACTGTGAGCCTTACTTTGTTGCACAAGAATAAAGCCAAAGAACTGAAGATTTCGGACTTTTAA
- a CDS encoding glycosyl hydrolase family 57, with translation MLSFPTTLTPLPEIIDGLPNISGWETEVLSVVNQDQPVFLPTTNICLEDVNAVFAIALHMHQPTIPAGNGGTLISNLQYMFEHPHEGDNHNADPFAHCYSRMGDLIPELVNQGCNPRVMLDYSGNLLWGLRQMGRGDVLDNLKRITCDRTYQPYVEWLGTMWGHAVIPSTPIADIKLHIVAWQHHFAAIFGWEALARVKGFSPPEMHLPNHPDALFEFVKALKECGYRWLLVQEHSVETLTGQSLTHKHLPHRLIARNSQGETISITALIKTQGSDTKLVAQMQPYYEAKTLSKQQIGSVFVPPIVSQIGDGENGGVMMNEFPSAFKQAWGDMVNNGGGKSGFVGVCGTEYLELIEAAGCKPEDYPTCQPVGQHQIWERVSPENIQPQAVENAIQELKQTNSNFHLDGASWTNHISWVKGYENVLSPMYQLSSLFHQKFDPLQQIDSAEPVTRQSHYRNVLLHNLLLQTSCFRYWGQGAWTDHAREIYQRGESLLQMN, from the coding sequence ATGCTTTCTTTCCCCACAACTCTGACTCCTTTGCCCGAAATCATTGATGGCTTACCGAATATTTCTGGTTGGGAAACAGAGGTTCTCTCTGTAGTTAACCAAGATCAACCAGTATTTTTACCAACAACAAATATCTGTTTAGAAGACGTAAATGCTGTGTTTGCGATCGCCTTGCACATGCACCAGCCAACTATACCTGCTGGAAATGGCGGTACACTGATCAGCAATCTGCAATATATGTTTGAACATCCCCATGAAGGGGATAACCACAATGCAGATCCTTTTGCCCATTGTTACAGCCGCATGGGTGACTTGATCCCCGAACTTGTAAATCAAGGTTGCAATCCCCGTGTGATGTTGGATTACTCTGGTAATCTGCTGTGGGGACTGCGGCAAATGGGACGCGGTGATGTTCTGGATAACCTTAAACGGATTACTTGCGATCGCACCTATCAACCTTATGTAGAGTGGTTGGGTACAATGTGGGGTCATGCAGTTATTCCTTCCACACCCATAGCAGATATTAAATTACATATCGTTGCATGGCAACATCACTTTGCGGCAATTTTTGGCTGGGAAGCACTAGCGCGAGTCAAAGGATTTTCGCCCCCAGAAATGCACCTACCAAATCACCCTGATGCTCTCTTTGAATTTGTGAAAGCGCTGAAAGAATGTGGATATCGCTGGCTACTTGTTCAAGAACATTCTGTAGAAACTCTTACTGGTCAATCTCTGACTCATAAACATTTACCACATCGTCTAATTGCCCGTAATTCTCAAGGCGAAACAATTAGTATTACAGCCTTAATTAAAACCCAAGGTTCGGATACTAAATTAGTTGCTCAGATGCAGCCTTATTATGAAGCTAAAACATTATCAAAACAACAAATTGGCAGTGTATTTGTACCACCAATAGTTAGCCAAATTGGTGATGGTGAAAATGGCGGCGTGATGATGAATGAATTTCCTAGCGCTTTTAAACAAGCTTGGGGAGATATGGTAAATAATGGGGGAGGAAAATCAGGTTTTGTTGGGGTGTGTGGTACAGAATATTTAGAATTAATCGAAGCTGCTGGATGCAAACCTGAAGATTATCCAACTTGTCAACCAGTGGGACAACATCAGATTTGGGAGCGAGTTTCACCAGAGAATATTCAACCGCAAGCTGTAGAGAATGCCATTCAAGAATTGAAGCAAACAAACTCTAATTTTCATCTGGATGGAGCTTCGTGGACGAATCATATCAGTTGGGTCAAAGGATATGAAAATGTGTTGTCTCCCATGTACCAATTAAGCAGTTTATTTCATCAAAAGTTTGATCCCTTACAACAAATTGACTCAGCAGAACCTGTAACCAGACAATCTCATTATCGTAATGTTCTTCTACATAACCTGTTGTTGCAAACCAGTTGTTTTCGTTATTGGGGACAAGGTGCTTGGACTGATCACGCGCGGGAAATTTACCAACGTGGCGAAAGTTTATTGCAGATGAATTGA
- a CDS encoding ion channel gives MKFRQKRLSPKKRQHLIPPIRIQVRDGKFEIMGMGVWHSYWRDPYHLLLTIPWTGFLILVCTFYVTINALFALAYLIGGDCIANARPGSFLDVFFFSVQTLASIGYGAMYPKTTYANIIVTIEAMIGLVGIAVMTGLAFARFSRPTARVLFSRVAVITSHDAMPTLIFRTANRRRNMILEAQMRVYLMRDEVTLEGQFMRRFYDLKLLRSQTPSFTLSWSVMHVIDEFSPLYGMTPESLTQTNTMVIISLSGIDETVAQVVHARHSYGANEILWNNQFVDIFHHTPDGHRYIDYNRFHDVLPLDEKS, from the coding sequence ATGAAATTTCGACAGAAGAGACTTTCACCGAAGAAACGACAGCATCTGATCCCACCGATTCGGATTCAAGTTCGAGATGGAAAATTTGAGATTATGGGTATGGGTGTATGGCATTCCTACTGGCGCGATCCCTATCATCTGCTGCTAACGATTCCCTGGACTGGCTTTCTGATCCTGGTTTGTACTTTTTATGTAACTATTAATGCTCTATTTGCCCTAGCTTACTTGATAGGAGGAGATTGTATTGCCAACGCCAGACCTGGCTCTTTTTTAGATGTCTTTTTCTTTAGCGTGCAAACCCTAGCATCCATCGGCTATGGGGCAATGTATCCTAAAACAACTTACGCCAACATTATTGTCACCATTGAAGCAATGATCGGTTTGGTGGGAATTGCTGTGATGACAGGACTCGCGTTTGCTCGATTCTCCCGACCTACAGCCCGTGTGCTTTTTAGTCGTGTAGCAGTAATTACATCTCATGATGCAATGCCAACTCTCATATTTCGCACCGCTAATCGGCGTCGCAATATGATTCTGGAGGCGCAAATGCGAGTCTATTTGATGCGCGACGAAGTAACCCTAGAAGGGCAATTCATGCGTCGATTCTACGATCTGAAACTACTGAGGAGCCAAACACCTAGCTTCACATTAAGCTGGTCAGTGATGCATGTCATTGATGAGTTTAGTCCTCTATATGGGATGACACCAGAATCGTTAACCCAGACAAATACTATGGTGATCATCTCTTTGAGTGGTATTGATGAAACGGTTGCACAGGTTGTTCATGCCCGTCATAGTTATGGTGCTAATGAGATTTTGTGGAACAATCAATTTGTCGATATCTTCCACCACACACCCGATGGACATCGCTACATTGATTACAACCGCTTCCACGATGTTTTACCTTTAGATGAAAAAAGTTGA
- a CDS encoding alpha/beta hydrolase translates to MKKFLRYVGLGLLSTFLTAAPGLGAERISFFYPPFGEFSLSVDSLETFAKVGKIDDELSFYASRATPEQLAQLRDLLQQRFNVTPTLVSQVTYSPIGEQLMQRLGELLLTESRNNGFYAIRASLILSAADQEGLTVVNLLRKFPSNTMRVNFTEGLRIVDDLAQLLKRKDEVVASLQKEAIAQAANSTVDFSQKLDLRSPGQFRSQKKTLELNDFSRNRRLPVDIYLPTTQNLQLKTQNSPSPPFPLIVISHGVASDRSPFVYLAEHLASYGFAVAVLEHPGSNAERIQQYFAGLAGPPEAAEFINRPLDIKYLLNELERLDKSDPTLQGKLNFQQIGAIGHSFGGYTVLALAGAKINFEQLRQDCNPNNSSFNLSLILQCQATELPPGNYELKDDRIKAIIAINPIDSSILGQWGVSQIKIPVMLVAGSQDIFAPPVFEQIRPFTWLSDSNKYLALIENATHFSAIAEPTAENDILPVPPALLGPDRDAVYSYLNALSLAFVETHILNRPEYRSYLQPSYGTFISKEPLNLSLLQSLPVDQFNQIWNGSTPQSSKPSNPQPTSTRR, encoded by the coding sequence ATGAAAAAATTTTTGAGATATGTGGGTTTAGGTTTACTATCTACCTTCTTGACTGCTGCTCCCGGATTGGGAGCTGAACGCATTAGCTTTTTTTACCCTCCCTTTGGCGAATTTTCTTTATCTGTGGACTCGCTAGAAACTTTTGCGAAAGTTGGCAAAATCGATGACGAACTTTCCTTTTATGCTAGTCGTGCTACTCCTGAACAATTGGCTCAACTGCGGGATCTACTCCAGCAAAGGTTTAATGTAACTCCTACACTAGTATCTCAAGTTACCTACTCACCTATAGGCGAGCAGCTGATGCAACGTCTAGGAGAGTTACTCCTCACTGAGTCTCGAAATAATGGCTTTTATGCTATACGTGCCTCTTTGATTTTGTCTGCTGCTGATCAAGAGGGTTTAACGGTTGTGAATTTGCTGCGTAAATTTCCTAGCAATACTATGCGGGTGAATTTCACAGAGGGGTTAAGGATAGTCGATGACTTGGCGCAATTGCTCAAAAGAAAGGATGAAGTTGTTGCCTCTCTTCAAAAAGAGGCGATCGCACAAGCAGCCAATTCAACTGTTGACTTCTCCCAAAAATTAGATTTGCGATCGCCTGGACAATTCCGCTCGCAGAAAAAAACCTTGGAGCTAAATGACTTTTCTCGCAATCGCCGTCTCCCGGTGGATATCTATTTACCTACAACTCAAAACTTACAACTCAAAACTCAAAACTCTCCATCACCTCCCTTTCCCCTGATTGTCATTTCTCATGGTGTCGCCTCAGATCGTTCTCCCTTCGTCTACCTGGCTGAACATCTAGCATCTTATGGTTTTGCCGTTGCTGTTCTGGAACACCCTGGTAGTAATGCCGAACGCATTCAACAATATTTTGCAGGTTTGGCGGGGCCGCCAGAAGCAGCAGAATTTATCAACCGACCTTTGGATATCAAATATCTACTCAATGAACTCGAACGTCTAGACAAATCTGATCCTACACTCCAAGGAAAACTCAATTTTCAGCAAATTGGGGCGATCGGTCATTCCTTTGGCGGTTATACAGTTTTGGCTCTAGCAGGGGCAAAGATTAACTTTGAGCAACTACGCCAAGATTGTAATCCCAATAATTCATCGTTTAATTTGTCGCTGATTTTGCAGTGTCAAGCAACAGAGTTACCTCCCGGAAATTACGAACTAAAAGATGATCGCATCAAGGCCATCATTGCGATTAATCCTATTGATAGTTCAATTTTGGGTCAGTGGGGAGTCAGTCAAATTAAAATTCCGGTAATGCTGGTAGCAGGTAGTCAAGATATTTTCGCCCCACCCGTATTTGAGCAAATTCGTCCTTTTACCTGGCTTTCGGACTCCAATAAGTACCTGGCTTTGATCGAAAACGCTACCCATTTTTCTGCGATCGCTGAACCTACTGCTGAAAACGATATCTTACCTGTACCACCTGCCTTGCTGGGCCCCGATCGTGATGCTGTTTATTCCTATCTCAACGCCCTTAGCCTAGCTTTTGTAGAAACCCATATCCTTAACCGTCCTGAATACCGTTCTTATTTACAGCCTTCCTACGGCACATTCATTAGTAAAGAGCCACTTAATCTCAGTCTTTTACAGTCATTGCCAGTAGATCAATTCAATCAAATTTGGAATGGCTCAACTCCCCAGTCAAGCAAACCATCAAATCCTCAACCTACTTCTACCCGTCGTTAG
- a CDS encoding SDR family NAD(P)-dependent oxidoreductase encodes MEIQGKVALITGASRGIGRAIALELAQQGIKRLILVARDRQKLVEVADEIEAMGTETAIVALDLTQTIEVNIAVAQLWRNYGQIHLLVNCAGVAYQSSFLQSKMPQVQEELSVNLLGMYNLTSLIARRMASQRQGTIVNVSSLMGKVAAPTMATYSATKFAILGFTQALRQELAEHNIRVIALLPSLTDTDMVRDLKLFRWVIPMTPQQVAKALVNGMQNDSAEILVGWQSHLAVLCQRVSPWLLELILRIATPPAPTRQRSMEKLIPSRSVS; translated from the coding sequence ATGGAGATTCAAGGTAAAGTTGCCCTAATTACAGGGGCTTCTCGTGGTATTGGACGAGCGATCGCTCTCGAACTAGCGCAACAAGGCATCAAGCGGCTGATATTGGTGGCACGCGATCGCCAAAAATTAGTTGAGGTAGCCGACGAAATCGAGGCGATGGGAACAGAAACTGCGATCGTGGCATTAGATTTGACGCAGACAATTGAAGTAAATATCGCTGTTGCCCAACTATGGCGCAATTACGGACAGATTCACCTGCTGGTTAATTGTGCGGGAGTCGCATATCAAAGCTCGTTTTTACAATCTAAAATGCCCCAAGTTCAAGAAGAACTCTCTGTGAACTTGTTAGGAATGTACAACCTAACTAGTTTGATTGCTAGACGCATGGCCAGCCAAAGACAAGGGACAATTGTCAATGTATCGAGCCTGATGGGGAAAGTGGCGGCACCAACGATGGCGACATACTCAGCAACCAAGTTTGCCATCTTAGGATTTACCCAAGCCTTGCGCCAAGAATTAGCTGAACACAATATTCGCGTCATTGCATTACTACCTTCGCTGACAGACACAGACATGGTGCGCGACTTAAAATTATTTCGCTGGGTGATCCCCATGACTCCCCAGCAAGTGGCTAAAGCACTCGTCAACGGAATGCAAAATGATTCAGCAGAAATTTTAGTCGGATGGCAAAGTCATTTAGCTGTATTGTGTCAGCGCGTTTCCCCTTGGTTGCTAGAGCTAATTTTACGAATAGCAACTCCGCCAGCACCAACAAGACAACGATCTATGGAAAAACTTATCCCTTCGCGTAGCGTCTCGTAG
- a CDS encoding S-layer homology domain-containing protein: protein MTNKPPSEPESSQRTALGFDEFIAILVAFTTIGAILFWSLSRRDSSLDLNGLLSPSSTPSSSVQPNQVLPSPTAKVEPNAVPKNVLPYSPSEPIVEPTTPSFPTNSATPSGAVLPSNQVIPTQSPQPPVSSSTEVESAIVSSALPLVTPAKQKSIIPPPIAFNDVPTDFWGRRFIDVLSSRGILKGFPDYSFRPNQPVNRAEFAAILQKAFEQKQSKTAIAFQDVPAKFWATPAIDQAISAGFLKGYPKQSFKPQQNISRVQVLVALASGLNLQAPTSPNKILSVYKDAKDIPAYATSKIAAATTNGLVVNYPNPQLLAPNKVASRAEVAAMIHQALVKQGKLQAIPSQNIVRRSNPPQQASPKISPEVLQTPKQNPNGKLSAGGSSQQ from the coding sequence ATGACAAATAAACCTCCTTCCGAACCGGAGTCATCCCAAAGAACTGCCCTTGGCTTTGATGAATTTATAGCCATTTTGGTTGCCTTCACCACTATCGGAGCAATTCTTTTTTGGTCGTTGTCCCGCAGGGATTCTAGCTTGGACTTAAACGGGCTGCTGTCGCCTTCCTCCACTCCGTCTTCTAGTGTTCAACCAAATCAAGTATTGCCTTCCCCTACTGCCAAGGTAGAACCAAATGCAGTGCCAAAAAACGTTCTACCCTATTCTCCATCTGAGCCGATTGTTGAACCCACGACACCTTCATTCCCAACTAATAGTGCAACTCCTTCTGGCGCAGTGTTGCCATCTAATCAGGTAATCCCAACTCAATCCCCACAACCACCTGTATCCTCTTCAACAGAAGTTGAGTCGGCGATTGTATCATCAGCATTGCCTTTAGTAACTCCGGCAAAACAAAAATCAATTATTCCGCCGCCAATTGCATTTAACGATGTGCCGACTGACTTTTGGGGTCGGCGTTTTATAGACGTTCTTTCTTCCCGTGGTATTCTCAAGGGGTTTCCTGATTATTCTTTTAGACCAAATCAGCCTGTAAACCGCGCCGAATTTGCTGCTATACTGCAAAAAGCTTTTGAGCAAAAACAGTCTAAGACTGCGATCGCATTTCAAGATGTACCAGCAAAATTCTGGGCAACTCCAGCCATTGACCAAGCCATCAGTGCCGGATTTCTCAAAGGCTACCCGAAACAATCCTTCAAGCCACAACAAAATATTTCACGAGTGCAAGTTTTAGTTGCCCTTGCCAGTGGGTTAAATCTGCAAGCACCCACTTCCCCAAATAAGATTTTAAGTGTCTATAAAGATGCTAAAGACATTCCAGCTTATGCTACTAGCAAAATAGCCGCTGCTACAACCAATGGTCTGGTAGTTAACTATCCAAATCCACAACTTCTTGCTCCCAACAAAGTAGCTAGTAGGGCTGAAGTGGCGGCGATGATTCATCAAGCTTTAGTAAAACAGGGCAAGTTGCAGGCAATTCCATCTCAAAATATTGTGCGTAGGAGTAATCCCCCGCAGCAGGCATCGCCCAAAATATCTCCAGAAGTTTTGCAGACTCCAAAACAGAACCCAAACGGTAAATTGTCTGCCGGAGGTTCGTCTCAACAATAA
- a CDS encoding sensor histidine kinase encodes MPEEFSYQISPPFLSEGSDRDLGLDSTLQELPMYNFTVEINHTGMEVASVLEKYPLLPGVILVEQGQFIGMISRRRLLEFLIRPFGQELFVQQPLAVLYSYARTPMLLVTDTTSILTTMQLSLKRSPELLAEPIVVQTESGAYRLLDVQELNIISWQIRGIDNLVRYERSQAQLIQNDKMANLGRLVDGVAHEILDPVGFIWGNITYVSTYSQDLLKLIAAYDQELPSVSQAINQIKEEIEFDFLEQDLSRSLASIRTGAERLKKLVTSLQNFCHIDELYPKPVDLHACIDSIILLINSRIQGEIEIVKYYGQLPPVYCFMGQLNQVLLNILSEVVDTLLNEAVRQQLHLDETKTVQKPRIEITTEVISQEASNPNAPDSRWVLIRIADNGSGMSQELQQQITDSFSLETKNGKNTSLTVSYRIITVRHGGKLNFHSQTGIGTKFEILLPLV; translated from the coding sequence GTGCCAGAAGAATTCAGTTACCAAATCTCACCGCCATTTTTGTCTGAGGGTAGCGATCGCGATCTTGGTTTGGATTCAACCCTCCAAGAGCTACCAATGTATAACTTCACGGTGGAAATCAACCACACTGGTATGGAAGTGGCTAGTGTTTTGGAAAAATATCCTCTGTTACCAGGAGTAATTTTGGTAGAACAGGGACAATTCATTGGAATGATTTCCCGGCGGCGACTGCTGGAATTTTTAATTCGCCCATTCGGACAAGAGTTATTTGTTCAGCAACCATTAGCCGTTCTCTACAGCTATGCGCGAACGCCGATGTTGCTGGTTACGGATACAACATCGATTTTAACTACGATGCAACTTAGCTTAAAGCGATCGCCAGAATTATTAGCAGAACCAATTGTAGTACAAACCGAATCTGGTGCTTATAGATTGTTAGATGTCCAAGAATTGAATATTATTTCTTGGCAAATTCGAGGAATCGACAATCTAGTGCGGTATGAACGTAGCCAAGCCCAATTGATTCAAAATGATAAAATGGCAAATCTGGGGCGTTTGGTTGACGGCGTAGCGCACGAAATTTTAGACCCAGTAGGTTTTATTTGGGGGAACATAACTTATGTTTCAACCTACAGCCAAGATTTACTCAAACTGATAGCAGCTTACGATCAAGAGTTACCATCAGTTTCTCAGGCAATTAATCAGATCAAAGAAGAAATTGAATTTGATTTTTTAGAACAAGATTTGTCGCGATCGCTTGCGAGTATCCGCACGGGAGCAGAAAGATTAAAGAAACTCGTCACCAGTCTACAAAACTTCTGTCATATAGATGAACTATATCCTAAACCAGTAGATTTACATGCCTGTATAGATAGTATCATTCTATTAATAAATAGCCGGATTCAAGGAGAAATTGAAATCGTCAAATACTACGGGCAATTACCGCCAGTGTATTGCTTTATGGGGCAGCTAAACCAGGTTTTGTTGAATATTTTAAGTGAAGTTGTGGATACTTTACTCAATGAAGCAGTGCGACAGCAGTTGCATTTAGATGAGACAAAGACTGTTCAAAAACCCCGAATTGAGATTACCACAGAAGTTATTTCACAAGAAGCAAGTAATCCAAATGCACCAGATTCTCGCTGGGTTTTAATTCGTATTGCTGACAATGGCTCTGGAATGTCTCAAGAATTACAACAGCAAATTACGGATTCTTTTTCTCTTGAAACAAAGAATGGTAAAAATACTAGTTTAACGGTAAGTTATCGAATTATTACTGTGAGACATGGTGGTAAATTGAATTTTCATTCACAGACTGGTATCGGTACAAAATTTGAAATATTGTTACCTCTGGTGTAA